GGCGCCACGCCCTCGAACAACGTGGGCTGCATGGCGATTGGGATGAACCGTGAGGCCACGCTCGTCTGGGGCGGCACCCGCAAGTGGCTCCCCGCCTTCGGTCCGGCGCAGTACATCGTGCTGACCGACGCCTACATTCCCAACAGTGGCTACCTGTACGCCAACTGCCTCGTCGACCCGGGCGGTCAGATCAACGCCGTTGACCACACGGCCTGACAGAAGCCGGCTGCATCCATGATTCTCGGAGCGGGGTGCCCGCGTATTCGTGGGCACCCCGGTTCATACGGCATGACAAGGAATCAGGTATGGGTGGGCGCGGTCCTGTTCGTGGGGCTGCTTTCCTACGGCGTGTCCCGGCTCGGCGGCGCGAGCGACGTGAATGCACGGGAGCCCGGCGCGAGCGACACCCCCGAGCTGCAGCGGTTGAAGGCGCAGGTCCGCGAGCTCGAGGCTTCGGTTGCCCATTCCGAGCGACTGGCGCGAGAGGCCCACGTGGCGGCCCGGGCCCAGGGGCCGCGCCTGGACACGCCCATGGCTCCAGCGCCGGCCTCCGTGGCCATGAGGCCGCCTGACGCGGGCCTCGCCACGGAGGGCATGGCAGCGCCCCCCCCGGAGCCGACGCCGGACGAGGCGGTCGCGCGGATGGACGCGCGCTTCTTCGGTGAAGGCGTGGACACCGCCTGGAGCCATGACGCCACACGGCGCGCGGAGCGGCTTGGCGAGGCGCTGCCTCAGGGCGCGCGCATCGTGTCCCTGGAGTGCCGCAGCTCCATGTGCCGGCTCCAGATGTCCCATCCGAGCCAGGACGCCTTCCAGAAATTCCTTCGCGAAGGCCTGATTGATGACGCGAACGCGTGGGAGGGGCCGTTCATGGCCGCGCTCACGGGTACACCGGGACGGCCAGGAGAAGTCGAGGCGGTGGCCTACCTTGCACGCGCGGGAGTGGAGCTGGCGCCTTGACTCACTTCTCTTGAGCGCGGGCGTCCAGGACCACCTGCCCGTCCTTCATCACGAACCGGACCTGCCTCAGCGCCCGGATGTCCTTCAGCGGATCCCCCTCCACCGCGAGCAGGTCCGCGAGCTTGTCCGGCCCCAGCGAGCCAAGCTGGTCCTGCATGCGCAGCAGCTCCGCCGCGTTCACGGTCGCTGCTCGCAGGATGTCCACGGGTTTGAGACCCGCCTCGGCATAGGCGATGAACACGTTCACGCTGGCCTGGCCTCGCGTCTGCCCCGGCATCACGAGGTACATGTCCGAGCCGGCGGCGAGCCGAACACCCGCGGCCACCGCACGGCGGAGGCGCTCCTGGGCCCTGGCGATGGCCTTCTTGCAGCGCTCCTTCATCTGACGCTGGCGCTCCGCATTGCCGCCCTGGGCCTCGAAGGAATCACACACGTCCATCGGGCCATCCGTCGGGACCAGGAAGATGCGCTTGCGGACCATGGGCGCCAGCACGTCATCGGGGAGGGAATACCCATGCTCGATGGAGTCGACGCCCGCCTGGACCGCGATGCGGATGCTCTCGTCGGTGGTGGTGTGCGTCGCCACCGGGCGCTTCTTGCGGTGGGCCTCCTCGACGATGACCTTCAGCTCCTCCAAGGAGAGGAGGTTGTGCCCGTTGTCGACGATGACCTTGATGCAGTCCGCGCCGTCCATGAGGGCCTGCCGCACGGCGCGCCGGGCCTCCTCCACACCGGAGAGGGTGACGTACTCCTGCTCGATGAGGGACTGAGCCGGAGGTTGGAGCGTGGGGAACTGCCCGCCCTGGGGCGCGAGCGCGCGGGTGCAGGCGGAGATGCGCGGGCCCTGCACCCAGCCACGCTGGATGGCGTTGCGCAGCGCCACGTCGCCGTTGACCCCCGAGTTGCCGACGTCGCGCACCGTGGTGACACCCGCCTCGAGCAGCTCGCGGCCCAGCTTCGCGCCCAGGAGCGCGCGCTCGGCCGTGCTGCTCTGGGCGACGGAGGTGAGGAGGCTGTCGCCTCCGTTCTCCGGGTCGACGTCCAGCAGCAGGTGCGAGTGCGCGTCGATCAACCCGGGCAGCAGGGTGACGTCGCCCAGGTCGATGACCCGTGTTCCCGAGGGGATGGAGAGGCCGGTGCCCACGGCCTGGATGCGCGAGCCTTCGATGAGCACGACCGCATCCGGAAGGATGCGCTCACTCTTCCCGTCGAAGAGCCGGGCGGCACGGAGGGCGGTGCGCGTGGGCTTCGCGGAGGAGGGCGTCTGGCCCCATGCCGGCAGGCAAACGCAGCACAGGAGGAGCGTGCCAATGACAGCCGTCGACAGGCTTCGGGAACGGGAGGGCAAGGCGTGGCTCCTGGGCATCCGGAGGCGGGCCCCCATGCGGAGCCCGCCCGCCGGCTTTCGTGGGGGCGCTATCGGGGGGAGAAGGTGCCCTCGATGATCGAGCCGTGGATGCTGTTTCCGTAGAACGTCGGATTGCCCGGCAGCACCATGCCCACGGAGCCTTCGACCGACGTGGCGCGCGGAAACTGCGGGTAGCCGTCCAGGTCCAATCCCAGCAGCTCGGTGATGTACAAATCCATCTGGAGCGCGAGCTCGCCCGACAGGCTCGTCAGCTCGACGGGCCTCATGTGGACGTAGGAAATGGGCTGTGAGGACTCCGCTTCCAGGATGAACTTCATGGGGAGGCCCCGAAACGCCGGGATGACCTGGTGTTGCAGGATATCCGAGTGCTCGCCGCCGAACTGGAGGGTGATGGGGCTCGTCTGGATGATGAGCAGCTTGCGGGAATCCTCTTCGGCCCGGGTCGTCGTCACCGACTCGAAGCTGATGACGAAGGGAACGGTCTTCTCCCACAGCTCATTGAAGAAGCCGAGGTATTCGGGGGGGAAGTAGGGGGGCGGCGGAGGGCGAGCGCCGAACTTGAAGGATCCGGAAATCCACCCACCGTCATCCACGCTGAACCCCACGTCCGTGTTGAGCTCTCCGGGGACCTTGAAGAGGAACCGCACCGGGCGCATCTCCCCCTCCGCCAGCGTGAACCGCATGGGGTTCGGAGACACCAACGTGGCCTGCACCGTCTGGCCGGGCGCGTCCGTGCGCTCGATGTGCCACGAGCCATTCATGCTGATCGAATAGTCGCCAGCGATGAGCGGGACGCTCACCGTGTCCGCCGACGTGTCGGTGAGGGTCACGGACTGTGCCCCCGTGATGACGAACGTCGCCCCCACGAGCTTGTAGCTCCGCCCCGACGCTGTCGTGGAGACCAGGGGCAACTCCAGCACCCCCTCACCCTGGCGCATGATGGGCGTGGGCTGCTCGGACGAGCCACCGCATGCGACCGCCAGCAGCGCAATCGCTGCCATGAAACACTTCTTCAAGCCTTGCATGGACTTCCCCCTCATGAGGGAGGGGACGATAGGGTTTTGGATATTTCAGCGTCAAGTCAGGCGGGGACGGTGAGATATAAAGCCGCGGCCCGTGCCGGTATTCGCGGGCCATCCACCCGAAACGACTCAAGGAGCTTCAGCCCGTGGCGAGCGAAGGCGAACAGCAGCCGGAGCAGACCTTCACCGAGGCCATTCTCGGCAAGGAAACCCTCTCCGCGAGTTGGATGAAGCGGTGGCTTCAGCTGCCCTTCAGTACGCGCGTCGTGGTGGCCACCGCCGGCTTCGCGGCCCTCCTGTTCCTCCCGTACCTGGGCGCGGTGGGGCTGTGGGATTGCTGGGAGACGCACTACGGCGAGGTGGCTCGGATGATGATCGAGCGCCGCGACTACGTGTACCCCTTCTGGGAAGGCTCCCACTTCTTCTCCAAGCCTCCGCTCACCATGTGGATGCAGGCGCTGGGCATGCAGGTGGTGGGCACCGTGCGTACCCACGGTGCGGTGGCCCTCTACACCGAGTGGGGCATGCGCATCCCCTTCGCGCTCCTCAGCATCACCGCGGTGGCGCTCCTGTCGCTCGCGGTGTCGCGCGTGGTGAGCCGCCGCGCGGGCCTGGCGACCGGCTTCATCCTGGCCACCATGCCGCTGTACTTCCTGCTCACGCGGCAGACGGTGACGGACACGCCCTTCGTCACGACCTTCATCTGCGCCATGGCGTGCGCGCTCATCGGTCAGCTGGATGAGACGACGAAGCACCGCGCCGCGTGGTGGTACGGCTTCTACTTCTTCGCCGGCCTGGCCACGCTGGCCAAGGGCCTGCTCGGCGTGGGGCTGCCCGCCGTCATCCTGGTGCTGTACGCGGTGCTGGCCGTCATT
This DNA window, taken from Corallococcus coralloides DSM 2259, encodes the following:
- a CDS encoding amidohydrolase family protein produces the protein MPSRSRSLSTAVIGTLLLCCVCLPAWGQTPSSAKPTRTALRAARLFDGKSERILPDAVVLIEGSRIQAVGTGLSIPSGTRVIDLGDVTLLPGLIDAHSHLLLDVDPENGGDSLLTSVAQSSTAERALLGAKLGRELLEAGVTTVRDVGNSGVNGDVALRNAIQRGWVQGPRISACTRALAPQGGQFPTLQPPAQSLIEQEYVTLSGVEEARRAVRQALMDGADCIKVIVDNGHNLLSLEELKVIVEEAHRKKRPVATHTTTDESIRIAVQAGVDSIEHGYSLPDDVLAPMVRKRIFLVPTDGPMDVCDSFEAQGGNAERQRQMKERCKKAIARAQERLRRAVAAGVRLAAGSDMYLVMPGQTRGQASVNVFIAYAEAGLKPVDILRAATVNAAELLRMQDQLGSLGPDKLADLLAVEGDPLKDIRALRQVRFVMKDGQVVLDARAQEK